One segment of Triticum aestivum cultivar Chinese Spring chromosome 2A, IWGSC CS RefSeq v2.1, whole genome shotgun sequence DNA contains the following:
- the LOC123186259 gene encoding uncharacterized protein — MTLLATVGQPHPPSKVISRREHSNRGHKLTREPTGQAKFKCNGCLEEITGCDRDTCKPCDFDLHQACNYKEGTTLEHQLLPKSKFVLRLEAPPSKQRCSACGTRTQGTHYHCARTGHYLHPCCAMLPMEIKLSDELSFELREKGSRRCAKCREGGGVRDYWFYCSNSNSKKVHLHVACAREDFLLPSSSSTESHSDVGGNGRASKETALRKYGSGKSGMNLGTIGDIVKALAGIVLAVLTGNPLPLISAGVDLLSSVAKLKK; from the coding sequence ATGACTCTTCTCGCCACGGTTGGTCAGCCTCATCCTCCGTCGAAGGTGATCTCCCGCCGCGAGCACTCCAACCGGGGGCACAAGCTGACCCGGGAGCCGACGGGCCAGGCCAAGTTCAAGTGCAACGGCTGCCTCGAGGAGATCACGGGGTGCGACAGGGACACGTGCAAGCCTTGTGACTTCGACCTCCACCAGGCCTGCAACTACAAAGAAGGGACCACGCTGGAGCACCAGCTGCTGCCCAAGAGCAAGTTCGTGCTCCGCCTCGAGGCCCCCCCTTCCAAGCAGCGATGCAGCGCCTGCGGCACCCGCACGCAGGGCACCCACTACCACTGCGCACGGACGGGCCATTACCTCCACCCGTGCTGCGCGATGCTGCCTATGGAGATCAAGCTGAGTGATGAGCTCAGCTTCGAGCTCCGCGAGAAGGGGTCTCGCCGCTGCGCCAAGTGCAGGGAAGGAGGCGGCGTCAGGGACTACTGGTTCTACtgctccaactccaactccaagaAAGTGCACCTGCATGTCGCCTGCGCGAGAGAGGATTTTCTTCTGCCGAGCTCAAGCAGTACCGAGTCTCACTCTGACGTCGGCGGTAATGGCAGGGCGAGCAAGGAGACTGCGTTGCGGAAGTACGGGTCGGGGAAGTCCGGGATGAACCTGGGCACCATAGGCGACATCGTTAAGGCCCTGGCGGGCATCGTCCTCGCGGTGCTCACTGGAAACCCGCTGCCGTTGATTTCTGCAGGGGTCGATCTGCTCTCCAGCGTCGCCAAGTTGAAAAAGTAG